GCCTTGCGGCAGGCCATCGCGGCCGATCACGGTCTGCGCCACACCGCGAAAAACGATCCCGATTTCGCCCCCCTGCTGGGCGACCCGGCCATCCGCGAAATCCTCGAACCTTCGCAGCCCGCTTCGTAAGGGGACTCTCATGCATTCCAGGAGCGGCCCTTCCACCCCGGCAGGGCCTCCGGTCGACTGGGTTCACGACCCGCTCCGCATCTTCGCCATCGGCGGCGGCACAGGCCTCTCGACTCTTCTGAAAGGCCTCAAGCAGTACGCCCACCAGGTCGGCGCCACCGCCCGCGAGCCGTATGTCGACATCACCGCCATGGTCACCGTCACCGACGACGGCGGCAGCAGCGGGCGCCTCCGCCGCGAGTTCGACATGCTTCCCCCGGGCGACGTCCGCAACTGCATCGTCGCCCTCAGCGAAGACGAAGCCCTTTTGGCCCGGCTCTTTCAGTACCGCTTCTCCAGCGGCCGCGGCCTCAAGGGCCACAGCTTCGGCAATCTCTTCCTCACGGCCCTCACGCAGATCACCGGCGATTTCGCCCGCGCCGTCGAGCTCAGCTCCGCCGTCCTCGCCATCGCCGGCCGCATCTTCCCCTCCACGCGCCAGAACGTCGCGCTTCGCGCCCGCCTCGCCGACGGCCGCATCGTCGACGGCGAAACCCGGATCAGCCGCAGCGGCTCGCCCATCCTCCGCATCGAGCTCAACCCCGCGGACGTGAAGCCCTCGCCCGGTATCCTCGACGCCATCGCCCGCGCCGACATCATCACTCTCGGCCCCGGCAGCCTGTTCACCAGCATCATCCCCAACCTCCTGGTCCGCGGCGTCGCCCGCGCCATCCAGCGCTCCCCCGCCTGGAAGGTCTGCATCCTGAACCTGATGACCCAGCCCGGCGAAACCTCCGGGCTCACCGCCGCCGATCACATTGAAGCCATCCACTACCACGCCCGCGCCCGCTTTCTCGAATTCGCCATCGCCAACAGCTCCCCCATCGCCCGCCCCGCTCTGGCCCGCTACGTCCGCGCCCGCGCCTCGCAGGTCGAAATCGACCGCGCACGCCTGGAAAGCCTCGGGCTCAATCTCATCGAACTCCCTCTGGTGGCCCGCGGCGACAAGATCCGCCACGACCCCGCCCGCCTGGCCGCCGCCGTCATCGACCTTGCCCTCCACAGCCGCCGCAGCCGTCTTATCCAGGCCGCCCCGCGCCGCCGCCCCGCGGCCCGCTAAACTGCCGGAGAGGAGTTCCTTTCGCAGCCATGCGGTCCGACATCTCCGTCGTCATCCTCGCGGCCGGCCTCGGCACGCGCATGAAATCCTCCCTTGCCAAGGTCCTGCACCGCGCTGCAGGCGCGCCGCTCATCGAGCACGTCGTCCGCGCCGCCCGCGCCCTTGCGCCCCCTGAGCGCATCGTCGTCGTCACCGGCCATCAGGCGGCGGAGGTGGAAGCCGCCGTCGCCCATCACGGAGTCCGCTTCCGGCTGCAGGCAGAACAGAAGGGCACCGGCCACGCCCTCGCCGTCTGTCAGGGCCAGCCTGGTCTGGACTCAGGCCTCCTCGTCGTCCTTTATGGCGACTGCCCGCTGCTCGAGCCTTCCACGCTCCAGCGCCTCGTCGGCTCGCACCGCGCCTCCGGCGCCGCAGCCACCGTGCTCACCGCCCGCCTGTCCGATCCCTCCGGCTACGGCCGCATCCTGCGGGACTCTCAGGGCCGCGTGGCCGCCATTGTCGAACAGAAGGACGCCTCGCCGGAGCAGCTCCGGATCGACGAAATCAATTCCGGCATCTATTGTTTCAACGCGGAGACGCTCTGGCCCTGCGTCGCCCGCCTTCAGCCCAGCCCCGTCACTGGCGAGATCTACCTCACCGATGTCATCGCGCTGCTCCGGCAGCAGGGCCTGTTCAGCGTTCCTTACCCGGTGGACGACCCCGCCGAAGTGCTCGGCATCAACACGCGCGCCGATCTGGCCGACGCCGACCGCATCCTGCGCACCCGCAAGAACCGCGCCCTCATGCTCGACGGCGTCACCATCGAAAAACCCGAGACCGTCTCCATCGACTTGGATGTCGAGATCGGCCGCGACTCTGTCATCGGCCCCTTCGCACAGCTGCTCGGCAACACGCGCGTCGGCGCCGGCGCGCGCGTCGGCGCCTGCTCCATTCTCGTCAACGCCATCATTGAAGACGGCGCCGAGGTGCTGCCGTTCTGCCACATCGAGGATTCGCGGCTCGCCTCCGGCGCCCGCGTCGGCCCCTACGCGCGCCTCCGCATGCGCTCCACGGTCGCCGCCGGCGCGCATGTCGGCAATTTCGTCGAGATGAAAAACTCCACTCTCGGCGAGGGCGCCAAGGCCATGCACCTCGCCTACCTCGGCGACTCCACGATCGGCCCCCGCGCTAACATCGGCGCCGGCACGATCACCTGCAATTACGACGGCTTCCGCAAGCATCCCACCACCATCGGCGCCGGGGCCTTCATCGGCAGCAACGCCACTCTCGTCGCACCGGTCGTCATCGGCGACGGCAGCTTCGTCGCCGCCGCCAGCATCGTCACCAAGGACGTCCCGCCCGATGCCCTCGCCATCGGCCGCGCTCATCAGGTCAACCGCGAAGGCTGGGCCAGCGCCCGCCGCGCAAAGGAAAAAGGCGGGAATTAGCGCGCCGCCAACCGGTGCCTTGCATTTCCCGCCGTGAATGCGAAGATGAAGTTCCAGGGTCCCGACCGTCATGCTGCGCCATCCCAGCCTCCGCCCTCTGTCCCGCCAGCATCACCACGCGCTGGCGCTCTGCGTTCTCATCCGCCGCGAGCTCGAGCGCGCCTCGCCCGATCTCGAATCCCTGGCTGACCGCACCCTCAGGCAGTTTCAGACAGACATCCGGGATCACTTCCTGCTGGAGGAACAGATCCTCTTCCCGGCCGTCATCGCTGAACTCGGCCCCATGCCTCTCGTCGAACGTCTTCTGGACGAACACCGCCGCCTCGGGCAACTCGCCGATGAAATCGCCGCGCAAAAAACTCCCGCCGCGCTCGCCGCGTTTGCACAACTCCTGCACGCCCATGTGCGGCTGGAGGAGAATGAGTTGTTCGAGCACATCCAGAGCAGGCTCGGCCCGGAGACGCTCGCCCGGCTTGGCGAAGAGCTGGCGCGCGGTTCCGGGCCGTCCTGCGGCCTGACAGGAAACTCGTAATGCCCGCCTTGATGCAATCCAACATTCCGGAACTGCCGCTGCTGGCGCGCGGCAAAGTGCGTGACATTTACGCCGCTGGCGACGACCGCCTCCTGCTCGTCGCGACAGACCGCATCTCCGCCTTCGACTGCGTCCTGCCCAACCCCATCCCGGACAAGGGGCGCATTCTGACGCAAATTTCCCTGTTCTGGTTCGAGTTCCTCAAAGACCTCACGCCGAACCATCTCATCACCGCGGATGTCGACGAGTACCCGGAGCCGCTCCGCGCCCGGAGGGATCAGCTGGAAGGCCGTTCCATGCTCGTGCGGCGCGCCCGCATGATCGAAATCGAGTGCGTCGCCCGCGGCTATCTCGCAGGCTCGGGCTGGAAGGAATACCGCGCCAATGGCACAGTCTGCGGAATTCCCCTCCCTCCCGGATTGCGCGAGTGCAGCCGTCTTCCCGAGCCTCTCTTCACTCCCGCCTACAAGGCGCAGTCCGGCCACGACGAGAACATCCCCTTCTCGAAGGTCGAGTCTCTGGCCGGAAAAGAAACCGCGGCGCGGCTGCGCGATCTCACTCTCGGGATTTACTCCCGCGCGGCTGCCTACGCCGAAAGCCGCGGCATTCTGCTGGCCGACACGAAGTTCGAGTTCGGCTGGGTGGGCGACACGCTCGTGCTCGCCGATGAAGTGCTCACGCCCGACTCGTCCCGCTTCTGGCCCGCCGACGCCTACGAGCCCGGCAAGCCCCAGCCCTCCTTCGACAAGCAGTACGTGCGCGACTATCTGGAATCGCTCGCCTGGGACAAGCAGCCGCCTGCACCGGAGCTTCCGCCGGATGTCGTCGAAAAGACGGCCGAGAAATACCACGAAGCTTACCGCCGTCTCACCGGCAAGCCCCTATGAACTGGCTCGACTTCCTGTTTCTGTTCATGCTTCTCGGATCGGTCGTCAACGGCCTGCGCGCCGGCCTGTCCCGCATCCTCATCGGTCTCGCCGCCGCGGTGGCCGGTCTCATCCTCGCCGCATGGTTCTACGGCGCCGCCTCCACATACCTGCGGCCGATGATCCGGTCCGAAGCCGTGGCCCACATCGCTGCCTTCCTGCTCATCTTCATCGGTGTTCAGGCCGCCGGCGCCATTCTCGGACACATCTGCGCGTCCATCTTTAAATGGACCGGGCTCGGCTGGCTGGACCGCCTGATGGGCGCCGCCGGGGGAGCCCTGAACGCCGCTTTCTCGGCCGTCGTGCTCGTCCTGATCTTTTCGTCCTTCCATCTCAAGCCGCTCGAAAACGCCATCGCCGGCTCCCGCGCCGCCCCGTACCTGCTCGACGCCGCCCAGGTCCTCGTCTATCTCTGCCCCCGCGAGCTGCGCGACGATTTCGCCGAAGCCCGCGACCGCATCCTCGAGTTCTGGCGCCGCTCCGGCCCCGCGAAGAACCTGCCCAGAGATTCCGCCTGAACGCCCGCCCGCCCCGTCTGATTTTCCTGCCCCGCAATTCCATGACGAGTCATCTATTGTTGTGTAAACTAATATCATGGCAGGACGTACCAGCCGGCTGCAGCAGGAGATCCGCCAGACGCGCCCGTTCCGGAGCGTCTGGCACGAGGCCTTTCTGTCGGTTCTGAAAACCGCCGACGTCTTCCGCCGCGCCGTCTCGGACGTCCTCCAGCCGCACGGCATCACGGCGCAGCAGTACAACGTCCTCCGCATCCTCAGGGGCGCGGAGCCCGAAGGACTGCCCACGCTTGCCATCGCCGGACGGCTGATCGAGGAAACGCCCGGCGTCACGCGGCTGCTGGACCGTCTGGAAGCCCGGCAGCTGATCCGCCGTACTCGTTGCAGGAAGGACCGCCGCCAGGTGCTCTGCCGGATCACCCCGGCGGGGCTGCGTCTGCTGGAGCAGACCGACGAGTGCATCCTAGCCCCAGAGCGGAATCTGGCGCGGGTCTGGAAGGCCTCCGAAGCGCGCGCCCTCATCGCCCTGATGGATCGCGCCCGCGAAGCCATGGCTGGTTCCCGCCTGCCGCAAAATCACCCAGATCAGAGGAGCAATCGATGACGAAACTCAAAACCCTTTCCGCACTGGCTCTGTTTCTTGCCGCAGCGCCCGCGGCGCTCGCCCAGAGCTACACGATCGACGGCGCCCACTCCAAGGCGCAGTTTTCCGTCCGCCACATGATGGTGAGCAACGTCCGCGGCGAGTTCACGAAGGTGAAAGGCACGGTCGTCTACGACGAGAAGAACCCCGCCGCCATCAAGATCGATGCCGTCATCGACGTCGCCTCCATCAACACGGGCGAGCCCAAGCGCGACGAGCACCTGAAAAGCCCGGACTTCTTCGATGTCGCGAAGTATCCCACCATCACGTTCCGCTCGAAGAGCGCCCGCAAGACCGCCAACGGGCTGGCCGTCACCGGCGACCTCACCATTCATGGCGTGACGAAGGAAGTCGTCCTCCAGGTGGAAGGCCCCTCTCCGGAAGTGCGGGATCCGTGGGGCAACCTGCGCCGCGGCGCCACGGCGACGACAAAGATCAACCGGAAGGACTTCGGCCTCACCTGGAACGCCGCGCTCGAAACGGGCGGCGTTGTCGTGGGCGAGGAGGTCTCGATCACGATCGACGTCGAGGCCATGCGCCCCGCCGACAAGAAGTAGGCCCTCGCAACCCTGCGGCGCATCGGCACTCCTGCCAACCGCTGCGGGTTCTGTGCCGCGAACGAAGGGCGCGAAGCGCCCGAAAGGAAGCGGTCCCCTCGAGGCGCCCGCCCGGGTGCCGATTTCTGGAGCAACGCAAGGCAGACTGGCGTGGGGCGCCCTGGGAGCGTCCCACGCCCGCCATGCCGCAACGATAGAATCAGACGGGTGCGAGCCTCCGCTTGCACCCCGTCTTCCATGCGCTCGCGTCTCGTCTGCCTGGCTGCTTTATTGTCTCTGCTCGGGCTCTCCGCCTGCCGCCGGAAGGCTGAGCCGCCGCAGTCCTCCATCCGCTTCGAACCGCGCCGCTTTGAAAAAACCCTGCCGGGCTGCGGCGACCAGACGAAACGATCCGAGCCCTGCGTCTCTTTCCATGTCGCCTGGCCCGAAGCCGCCGGCGGCGCTCCCGCCGAAACGCTCGCCCGCATCAACGCAGCCATTCTGGCCGCTCTCCAGCCGCTCGAGGCGCCGCGCGGCTTCGACGCCGAAGCCGACGAATGGATCCGCGATTATCAGCGCTTCCACGCCGAATTCCCGGACTCCGGCGTGACCTATTTCGCCCGCCGCGTCGCCGAAGTCGTTTTCTCCTCCCCGGGTCTCATCACCATCGAGATCCGCACGGACGAATTCCATGGCGGTCCTGAGCCGGAGTCCCGCCGCGCCTTCCTGAATCTCTCGCCCTCCACAGGCAAGCCGGTCGAACTCGACGAACTGCTCGAGCCAGGCGGCAGGAACGATCTGCTCCGCCTCGCCGAATGGCGTTTCCGCTCCGAGCGGCACATCCCGCAAGACAGCGCCCTCGCGGACGCAGGCTTCACGTTCGAGCAGAACGTCTTCGCCCTCCCCCGCCATTGGGGGTTCACGAGCCGCGGCCTGCTGCTGCACTACAACGCCGGCGAAGTGGCGCCCGCTTCCATCGGTCCGACCACGCTGCTGGCGCCCTGGAACGAGCTGCGCGGCATCGTCAGCGCGAAAGCGGGCATCCTGCCGCGTTGACCCGTTTCACGCCGGAATCACGCGCGGAATGCGCTGCGCCACCGGCGGCAGCGGCGGAAAATCGGCCGCCGGCTTGTCCTGATACCAGTAGGCGCAGCTGTAGTAATTGTCCGCGCGGTCGTTGCCGTGTCCGTGCTCCATCGTGTGCTTCAGATACCGCGTGAACGTCACCGGATTGTCGCCGTGGAAGCGGTAGCAGCAATACCGGCCGCCCGTCCGCTCCGGACTCTGGATCAGCGGCGCGCCGTACTGCTGATACGCGAACGCCTTCGCATTGTCCCTTCCGCCGAAATTCCAGCTCCCGAGGAAATAATCCTCGCTGCCCGTCCCAATGATCGCCGGCTTCGACTCGTCGTCGATGAAGATCATGTCGTCGCCTTCGCCCATCCAGTATTCGCTGTTCTGGATCACGCCCAGCGTCACGCCCATCAGGTGTCCGCGCCCGCGCGTCTCGACGTACACGTGGTTGTGCCGCCCGTCCGGGTTGGGCGGCGTCTTGCCGTCGGAACCCGTGATGGCCTTGTGCGGCGTCGCCTGCCGGTACTGGGCGTGGAAGTACAGCGTGTCGGAACCCAGCATCGGCACGGTCATGAAATCGATGTTCGAGTAAAAGCTGTTCACGTCGCGCGAGCCGTCGTTCGTCACCGTCATCCGCGCGCTCTGGAAATACGGCATCACGAAATAACAGTTCAGCGAGCGTCCCGGCGAACAGGAAAGAAACGCGCTCTCGTACAGCACGTAATCGCCCAGGTTCAGCCCGAAGAAATCCCCGATCGGCGCCTCGATGCTCGGCTTCGCCGCGCCGTCCCACCACGCGCGCAGCACCAGCTCCTTCAGGTGATGCACGCTCTGCGCCGCGATCGTGAACCAGATGTGCGTGATCGCCCCCGGCCCTTTCTGGTTGAAAATCTCGATCTCCTTGCCCGGCGGAATCGGCCAGCGGTCCGAGTTGCCGCCCGTCGGATCGTAGCTGCTCTGCTTCAGCGACCGGTAATTCTGCGCGCGGCAGTAGGCCGGCAGAATGCCGGACGCCACGGGCCCCTGCGCCTGCGGCCGGATCTGCGCGGCCTCGGCCGCCCGCGGCGCCGCTCCCAGCCCGAGCGCG
This DNA window, taken from Bryobacteraceae bacterium, encodes the following:
- the glmU gene encoding bifunctional protein GlmU gives rise to the protein MRSDISVVILAAGLGTRMKSSLAKVLHRAAGAPLIEHVVRAARALAPPERIVVVTGHQAAEVEAAVAHHGVRFRLQAEQKGTGHALAVCQGQPGLDSGLLVVLYGDCPLLEPSTLQRLVGSHRASGAAATVLTARLSDPSGYGRILRDSQGRVAAIVEQKDASPEQLRIDEINSGIYCFNAETLWPCVARLQPSPVTGEIYLTDVIALLRQQGLFSVPYPVDDPAEVLGINTRADLADADRILRTRKNRALMLDGVTIEKPETVSIDLDVEIGRDSVIGPFAQLLGNTRVGAGARVGACSILVNAIIEDGAEVLPFCHIEDSRLASGARVGPYARLRMRSTVAAGAHVGNFVEMKNSTLGEGAKAMHLAYLGDSTIGPRANIGAGTITCNYDGFRKHPTTIGAGAFIGSNATLVAPVVIGDGSFVAAASIVTKDVPPDALAIGRAHQVNREGWASARRAKEKGGN
- a CDS encoding MarR family transcriptional regulator, with product MAGRTSRLQQEIRQTRPFRSVWHEAFLSVLKTADVFRRAVSDVLQPHGITAQQYNVLRILRGAEPEGLPTLAIAGRLIEETPGVTRLLDRLEARQLIRRTRCRKDRRQVLCRITPAGLRLLEQTDECILAPERNLARVWKASEARALIALMDRAREAMAGSRLPQNHPDQRSNR
- a CDS encoding colicin V production protein encodes the protein MNWLDFLFLFMLLGSVVNGLRAGLSRILIGLAAAVAGLILAAWFYGAASTYLRPMIRSEAVAHIAAFLLIFIGVQAAGAILGHICASIFKWTGLGWLDRLMGAAGGALNAAFSAVVLVLIFSSFHLKPLENAIAGSRAAPYLLDAAQVLVYLCPRELRDDFAEARDRILEFWRRSGPAKNLPRDSA
- the purC gene encoding phosphoribosylaminoimidazole-succinocarboxamide synthase encodes the protein MPALMQSNIPELPLLARGKVRDIYAAGDDRLLLVATDRISAFDCVLPNPIPDKGRILTQISLFWFEFLKDLTPNHLITADVDEYPEPLRARRDQLEGRSMLVRRARMIEIECVARGYLAGSGWKEYRANGTVCGIPLPPGLRECSRLPEPLFTPAYKAQSGHDENIPFSKVESLAGKETAARLRDLTLGIYSRAAAYAESRGILLADTKFEFGWVGDTLVLADEVLTPDSSRFWPADAYEPGKPQPSFDKQYVRDYLESLAWDKQPPAPELPPDVVEKTAEKYHEAYRRLTGKPL
- a CDS encoding polyisoprenoid-binding protein, encoding MTKLKTLSALALFLAAAPAALAQSYTIDGAHSKAQFSVRHMMVSNVRGEFTKVKGTVVYDEKNPAAIKIDAVIDVASINTGEPKRDEHLKSPDFFDVAKYPTITFRSKSARKTANGLAVTGDLTIHGVTKEVVLQVEGPSPEVRDPWGNLRRGATATTKINRKDFGLTWNAALETGGVVVGEEVSITIDVEAMRPADKK